The Chloroflexi bacterium ADurb.Bin180 genome segment GCCGCATCTCCTGCTACCTCGTTGGGTTCTACCGGCGATACTCCATGACTCCATCTGTCTCGAACGCCCCGATGGACTCAACCTCGACTGGCAGGTCGCCCGGTCTGAGTGCTGCCGTGGGCACCGTGCAGCTCCTGGCGGCCCAGGTGCTGGGCCTGTTGATGGGCTTTGCCATTTCTGCCGTGCTCACGCGGGGCCTCGGTCCCGAGCTCTATGGCCTGTACAGTGTGGCCTTTGCCGTGGCGATGTGGGTCGAGATGAGCAGCAATGCGATGTTTCGCCACACCACGATCAAGTTCCTGGCCCAGGCTGACGACTGGCGCGACACCGGCCTGGCGCTCATGCAGTCCGAGCTGGCGGTGAATCTGGTGGCGGGTCTTGGGCTGGCCCTGGCCGCTCCCCTGCTGGCACGCCTGCTTCGGTCGACCGAGCTCGTGCCTCTGCTGCGCCTGATGGGACTCTACCTGCCCCTGCGTGCTCTGGTCCACTCGCAGGCGTCCATCCTGCTGGGACGCGGCCAGTTCGCCCGCGCCTCCGTGACGGCGTTTGTTCACTGGCCTGCGCGCTTGCTGCTGGCTGTGCTGCTCCTGAGGCTGGGCTGCTCTACCTCCGCCGGGGTCTGGGCGGTGATCGGGGCATCGTTTGCGGAGGCGGCAGTGCTGCTGGGCATGCTGCGCCTGCTGCCCTTTGGCCGGCCGACCTTCTCTCACCGTCGGGTTCTCGGCTACGCCCTCCCGCTGTTCTTCAACGGGCTGGGAATACGCCTGCTGACGCGTATTGACCTCTGGCTGGTGCAGGTCCGCAGCGGCGACGCTGCCGCCGGGCAGTACAGCGCGGCGCAGAACGTCGGCCTGCAGCCCCTGGGCTTCCTTGGAGCTTCGATCTCGGCCCCCATGCTGTCGGTCGTCTCCGGCCTCGCACGGGACAACGCCGTCGTTGCCGCCAGGCGAATCATCGAGAGTACCCTTCGTTTCCTAGTTTGCCTGCTACCCTGGGTGGCTATGGCCGCCGCCGCTTCGAGCGAAATCGTGCGCTTTCTCTATGGCCGCTCGTTCCTGCCTGCGGCGCCACTCCTGTCCTGGCTGCTCTTGGCCGGGCTGGCCCTGGACCTGGTGAGCGTTTCCGGCTCTCTGCTCACCGCCGCCGGCAAGCCGGCCTGGAATCTCTACGTGACCATACCGATC includes the following:
- a CDS encoding Polysaccharide biosynthesis protein, whose protein sequence is MTPSVSNAPMDSTSTGRSPGLSAAVGTVQLLAAQVLGLLMGFAISAVLTRGLGPELYGLYSVAFAVAMWVEMSSNAMFRHTTIKFLAQADDWRDTGLALMQSELAVNLVAGLGLALAAPLLARLLRSTELVPLLRLMGLYLPLRALVHSQASILLGRGQFARASVTAFVHWPARLLLAVLLLRLGCSTSAGVWAVIGASFAEAAVLLGMLRLLPFGRPTFSHRRVLGYALPLFFNGLGIRLLTRIDLWLVQVRSGDAAAGQYSAAQNVGLQPLGFLGASISAPMLSVVSGLARDNAVVAARRIIESTLRFLVCLLPWVAMAAAASSEIVRFLYGRSFLPAAPLLSWLLLAGLALDLVSVSGSLLTAAGKPAWNLYVTIPIVPVALLAHWFLVPRFGAVAAAAVTATLASLDAIAATLLMRRLWTVALPWRSILRSLFLSGVVYLLSSGWSSPGWYLLPKFAVLSLFTVVGYWALGELTRQDLAAIRSFLPRLFGR